GACCTTGTCCTCGCCATCGACTATGATGACGATCTTCGGCACGGCCATGACGCTGTACTTGTCGGCCCACTCGGGGTACTCGATGGCCTCGACCATGTCGCCGAGTATCTTGCCCTTGCCAGCGTTGGTGTTCTCGATGGCGAACTTGTGGGCCATCCTAACGGCGAGCGGGCAGTACGGGCAGGTCGGGGTGACGAAGACCAGTATTCTGACGTCCCTGTCAATGCTGGCGAGGTCCTGCTTGCTCTCCGGCATGAGGTCGGTCGTCGCGTTGCTGACGTCAACTATGTCCTCGAGGAAGGCACCGAACTCGTGGCCGGCGGGAAGGCCGAAGAACCTGACGCCCATATCCTTGCCGTCCTGGGTTATGGTGACGGCCGGGGCGCGGTCGATCCTGTACTGCTCGGCTATCTTCCTGCCCTCCTCGGTGTCGAAGTCGTGGAACTCGTAGGTGAGCTTGTCGCTGAGCTCGCTGAGCTCCTGAACCAGCTGTTTGAGCTGGTCGCAGTACTGGCAGTGCTCTTTTCCGATAAATCCGATGATCTTGACCGGGTTCGTCATCTTGGAGAAGAATTCCTCCTTAATGACCTTTTTGTCCGCATCACTAATCAGTCCCATTCCAAACACCTCCACATAAGGTTTATAACGATTGGATTACAATCTCTCCGTGGAATTCAATTCCGGTTTGCAACCTAAGGTTAAATGTTCACTATATAAGCTTTACGTCACAGATTTGGGTGGTGTAGGTCATGACTGAACCCGACATCTTTTACATACTGGGGAACAAGGTGAGGCGCGATCTGCTCAGCCACCTCACCTGCACGGAATGCTATTTCAGCTTCCTCAGCAGCAAGGTTAGTGTGTCCTCAACAGCGGTAGCCAAGCACCTTAAAATCATGGAGCGCGAGGGCATTCTGAAATCCTACGAAAGGGAGGGGCCGTTCATAGGGCCCGCAAGGAAGTACTACGACATAGCCATCTCAAAGACCTACGTTACCACGGTAACTCCCAACCTCTTCTGGTACCGCGGCCTGGACCTGGAAGGGGCACCCATCGAAAAGGTCAAGGTTGACCTGACCCGCATACCCGCGGAGCACGAGAGCCTTCTGGAGATGGTCAGCTCGTTCCTGGAGCTGAGTTCGGAGCTTGAGAAGATACTCCGCGCACTACAGGCCATCGAGAGCAGGCGCGACAGACTCATGAAGGAGCTGAAGGAGAGGTACCTCACTGAGATAGGCGACATGACCCAGCTGGCCATACTGCACTACCTCCTCCTCACGGGTGAGGCCACCGTCGAGGAGCTGAGCGACAGGCTCAACCTCAAGGAGAGGGAGGTTCTCGTAAAGGCACAGGAGCTGGACAGGTTCGTACCGTTAATAATAAAAGACGGAACCATCAAAATCGACGAGGACAAGCTAAAACAAAAGCTTGGCGGTGTCGAATATGCCGGAGAAAATAAGGGTCGTGGTTAACGAGGACAAGTGCTATCTCTGCGGTGGCTGTGCTGGAGTCTGCCCGACGCTTGCAATAAACGTAAGCCCCTCGAGATGGGAGTTCTTCCAGGACAAGTGCATCTACTGCAGGATATGCATTACCGCCTGCCCAGTGGGCGCACTGAGCGCCGAACCCCTGGAGGTGGGAGAGTGAACGGGATGAAATACGACGTCGTTGTAGTGGGCGCCGGAATCGCCGGGCCCATAGTCGCGAGAAACGTTGCTAAAGCCGGGTTTTCTGTTCTTCTCATCGATAAAAAGCCTGCCATCGGCACGCCGAAGCAGTGTGCCGA
The Thermococcus radiotolerans genome window above contains:
- the pdo gene encoding protein disulfide oxidoreductase yields the protein MGLISDADKKVIKEEFFSKMTNPVKIIGFIGKEHCQYCDQLKQLVQELSELSDKLTYEFHDFDTEEGRKIAEQYRIDRAPAVTITQDGKDMGVRFFGLPAGHEFGAFLEDIVDVSNATTDLMPESKQDLASIDRDVRILVFVTPTCPYCPLAVRMAHKFAIENTNAGKGKILGDMVEAIEYPEWADKYSVMAVPKIVIIVDGEDKVQFEGAYPEKMFMEKLLAALE
- the surR gene encoding sulfur metabolism transcriptional regulator SurR — encoded protein: MTEPDIFYILGNKVRRDLLSHLTCTECYFSFLSSKVSVSSTAVAKHLKIMEREGILKSYEREGPFIGPARKYYDIAISKTYVTTVTPNLFWYRGLDLEGAPIEKVKVDLTRIPAEHESLLEMVSSFLELSSELEKILRALQAIESRRDRLMKELKERYLTEIGDMTQLAILHYLLLTGEATVEELSDRLNLKEREVLVKAQELDRFVPLIIKDGTIKIDEDKLKQKLGGVEYAGENKGRG
- a CDS encoding DUF362 domain-containing protein; the protein is MPEKIRVVVNEDKCYLCGGCAGVCPTLAINVSPSRWEFFQDKCIYCRICITACPVGALSAEPLEVGE